From one Halosimplex rubrum genomic stretch:
- a CDS encoding GNAT family N-acetyltransferase, whose translation MTIEVRQARADDHEDVIAFASDTWSDRFDRGDYVPEVFPEWVEGDGPDQHTVVAEADDGRAVGVCQVVALSAHETWAQGMRVADDARAKGVAEAMNDACFEWARDRGATVCRNMVFSWNAPGLGAARGVGYDPATEFRWAHPDPDTDARADTDGASGLDATADPDAAWSYWQRSDAARELAGLALDPDESWALSEVTRERFRTAADERQAFAVRGNDGTRGAAVRTREYERESGGDGGEGDGDDGSERWVEYGVGAWDDVPAAQTLFAAIARDAADLGADRTRVLIPETARHVSDAAYAGIAVSETPDFVMAADLTGRD comes from the coding sequence ATGACGATCGAGGTCCGCCAGGCCCGCGCCGACGACCACGAGGACGTTATCGCGTTCGCGAGCGACACGTGGAGCGACCGCTTCGACCGGGGCGACTACGTCCCCGAGGTGTTCCCCGAGTGGGTCGAGGGCGACGGGCCCGACCAGCACACCGTCGTCGCCGAGGCGGACGACGGCCGCGCTGTCGGGGTCTGCCAGGTCGTCGCGCTCTCGGCCCACGAGACGTGGGCCCAGGGGATGCGCGTGGCCGACGACGCGCGGGCGAAGGGGGTCGCGGAGGCGATGAACGACGCCTGCTTCGAGTGGGCGCGCGACCGCGGTGCGACGGTCTGTCGCAACATGGTGTTTTCGTGGAACGCGCCCGGCCTCGGCGCCGCCCGCGGCGTCGGCTACGACCCCGCCACCGAGTTCCGCTGGGCGCACCCCGACCCCGACACGGACGCCCGCGCGGACACCGACGGCGCGAGCGGGCTGGACGCGACCGCCGACCCCGACGCCGCCTGGAGCTACTGGCAGCGCAGCGACGCCGCCCGGGAACTCGCCGGGCTCGCGCTCGACCCCGACGAGTCGTGGGCGCTCTCGGAGGTGACCCGCGAGCGGTTCAGGACGGCCGCCGACGAGCGGCAGGCGTTCGCGGTCCGGGGGAACGACGGGACCCGCGGTGCCGCCGTCCGGACGCGCGAGTACGAGCGCGAGAGCGGCGGCGACGGCGGCGAGGGGGACGGAGACGACGGATCGGAGCGGTGGGTCGAGTACGGCGTCGGTGCCTGGGACGACGTGCCGGCCGCCCAGACGCTCTTTGCCGCTATCGCCCGCGACGCAGCCGATCTCGGGGCCGACCGGACGAGAGTCCTGATCCCGGAGACGGCGCGCCACGTCTCCGACGCGGCCTACGCCGGTATCGCCGTCTCGGAGACCCCCGATTTCGTCATGGCCGCCGACCTGACCGGTCGGGATTGA
- a CDS encoding DUF5802 family protein, whose translation MFEQFSSGYYLGRLYVEPRESDAAAIAAAQHERVNEQLYAGEGVSRTDLPLVMKLENTHFTVYGDERVPADTVAIPESLVEETNVRNPPSLREVFLAKAERARQLLSVAAGTPTSEEAMDEAVPDHPLDDGFGGPAGI comes from the coding sequence ATGTTCGAACAGTTCTCCAGCGGCTACTACCTGGGGCGGCTCTACGTCGAACCCAGAGAGAGCGACGCGGCGGCCATCGCGGCCGCCCAGCACGAGCGGGTCAACGAGCAGTTGTACGCGGGCGAGGGGGTCTCCCGGACGGACCTCCCGCTGGTCATGAAACTGGAGAACACACACTTCACCGTCTACGGCGACGAGCGCGTCCCCGCCGACACCGTCGCGATCCCCGAGTCGCTCGTCGAAGAGACGAACGTCCGCAACCCGCCTTCGCTCCGGGAGGTGTTCCTCGCCAAGGCCGAGCGCGCCAGGCAGCTCCTCTCGGTCGCCGCCGGCACCCCCACCAGCGAGGAAGCGATGGACGAAGCCGTCCCCGACCACCCCCTCGACGACGGGTTCGGGGGACCGGCCGGGATCTGA
- a CDS encoding ArsR/SmtB family transcription factor, with translation MDSAELLDLLGNANRRRILRLLAHKPCYVTEISEYIGVSPKAVIDHLERLDDAGLVESSVDDQRRKYFRIARNLRLEVTVSPYTFGTKSAYPGSSIDVTTCRHVSIDAEVQEESDTGELAAELDRLQDLDRELSLAQRWVHGRLAEVMGELTDQFEGEDARLLGDVVSALATRAGTVEELSRRVEAPPEVVEEALERLAEEDVAERDGDEWSLPD, from the coding sequence ATGGACTCCGCCGAACTGCTCGACCTGCTGGGCAACGCCAACCGTCGGCGGATCCTCCGGTTGCTCGCGCACAAGCCCTGTTACGTCACGGAGATCAGCGAGTACATCGGCGTGAGCCCGAAGGCGGTCATCGACCACCTCGAACGGCTGGACGACGCGGGCCTCGTCGAGAGCAGCGTCGACGACCAGCGCCGCAAGTACTTCCGCATCGCGCGCAACCTCCGGCTGGAAGTGACCGTCTCGCCGTACACGTTCGGCACCAAGAGCGCCTACCCCGGCAGTTCCATCGACGTGACCACCTGCCGGCACGTCTCCATCGACGCCGAGGTTCAGGAGGAGTCGGACACGGGCGAACTCGCCGCGGAACTCGACCGCCTGCAGGACTTAGACCGGGAGCTGTCGCTGGCACAGCGGTGGGTCCACGGCCGCCTCGCGGAGGTGATGGGCGAGCTGACCGACCAGTTCGAGGGCGAGGACGCCCGGCTGCTGGGCGACGTGGTCTCGGCGCTCGCCACCCGCGCGGGCACCGTCGAGGAACTGAGTCGCCGCGTCGAGGCCCCCCCGGAGGTCGTCGAGGAGGCGCTCGAACGGCTCGCCGAGGAGGACGTGGCCGAACGCGACGGCGACGAGTGGTCGCTGCCCGACTGA
- the hisI gene encoding phosphoribosyl-AMP cyclohydrolase — translation MTDIELAFDEHERLPAVAQDADSGEVLMLAYVTPEAVERSRETGFAHYYSRSREELWKKGGSSGHVQSIEEIRVDCDGDALLYLVDQEGGACHTGYESCFYRTLDGETVGERVFDPDEVYE, via the coding sequence ATGACCGACATCGAGCTGGCGTTCGACGAGCACGAACGCCTCCCCGCGGTCGCCCAGGACGCCGACTCGGGGGAGGTACTCATGCTCGCGTATGTCACCCCCGAGGCCGTCGAGCGCAGCCGCGAGACCGGCTTCGCCCACTACTACTCGCGCAGCCGCGAGGAGCTCTGGAAGAAGGGCGGCTCCAGCGGCCACGTCCAGTCGATCGAAGAGATCCGCGTCGACTGCGACGGCGACGCCCTGCTGTACCTCGTCGACCAGGAGGGCGGCGCCTGTCACACCGGCTACGAGTCGTGTTTCTACCGGACCCTCGACGGCGAGACCGTCGGCGAGCGGGTGTTCGACCCCGACGAGGTCTACGAGTAG
- a CDS encoding MBL fold metallo-hydrolase, translating into MEELTEGVYAFTETIETDDGERAFHPAAVETERGLLLLDAGLGGQAEALGAEIEAAGFEWADVWAVLITHQDGDHAGALASVREETDAVVFAHEACAPYVDGREEPIKGDGERYPPVPVDVELVGEETVRTTAGPMRVVYTPGHAPGHVSLYLPEERLLLAADALTAADGELQGPSEHFTLDVTEAGQSVARLASLAVDGVLCYHGGFAAADDDRIAAIGRSIEG; encoded by the coding sequence ATGGAGGAACTCACCGAGGGCGTCTACGCGTTCACCGAGACGATCGAGACCGACGACGGCGAGCGGGCCTTCCACCCGGCGGCGGTCGAGACCGAACGCGGGCTCCTGTTGCTGGACGCCGGTCTCGGGGGTCAGGCCGAGGCCCTGGGCGCGGAGATCGAAGCGGCCGGCTTCGAGTGGGCGGACGTGTGGGCCGTGCTGATAACACATCAGGACGGCGACCACGCGGGAGCGCTCGCGAGCGTGCGCGAGGAGACCGACGCGGTCGTGTTCGCTCACGAGGCCTGCGCGCCGTACGTCGACGGCCGGGAGGAGCCGATCAAGGGCGACGGCGAGCGCTATCCGCCGGTCCCGGTCGACGTGGAACTCGTCGGCGAGGAGACCGTCCGGACGACCGCCGGACCGATGCGGGTGGTCTACACGCCCGGCCACGCGCCGGGGCACGTCTCGCTGTACCTGCCCGAGGAGCGACTGCTGCTGGCCGCCGACGCGCTGACGGCCGCCGACGGGGAACTGCAGGGCCCCAGCGAACACTTCACGCTCGACGTGACTGAGGCGGGCCAGTCGGTCGCCCGGCTCGCGAGTCTGGCCGTCGACGGCGTCCTCTGCTATCACGGCGGGTTCGCCGCGGCCGACGACGACCGGATCGCCGCGATCGGCCGGTCGATCGAGGGCTGA
- a CDS encoding DUF7556 family protein, with protein sequence MAPDMVAEAEVETNAEVMASVEEGPTETLVIADISCDDAYLTAPLADTATLAEWR encoded by the coding sequence ATGGCGCCGGATATGGTCGCTGAAGCCGAGGTGGAAACGAACGCCGAAGTCATGGCCTCCGTCGAGGAGGGCCCCACCGAGACGCTCGTAATCGCCGACATCAGCTGCGACGACGCCTATCTCACAGCGCCGCTCGCCGACACCGCCACCCTCGCGGAGTGGCGGTGA
- the serA gene encoding phosphoglycerate dehydrogenase: MKVLVTDPIADAGLDRLRDAGHEVETAYDVEGEALLDAVADADAMVVRSGTEVTAEVFAAAPTLQIVGRAGIGVDNIDIEAATDHGVIVANAPQGNVRAAAEHSVAMAFATARSIPQAHNRLRDGEWAKGDFLGTELNEKTLGVVGFGRVGQEVARRLDALGMDLVTYDPYISQERAERFGAELVDSLDECLARADFITIHTPLTDETENMIGEAELAQLEGGYVVNCARGGIIDEPALAEAVEDGLLKGAAIDVFADEPLDPDNPLLDVDDVVVTPHLGASTEAAQEHVATSTADQIVAAFNGEPVLNALNAPSMDESAFPAVEPYLELADTAGTIAVQLFDGGVSDVEVTYAGDIAEHDTEIVTATALKGVFEDVVETQVNAVNAERIAEERGIDVTESKTSSAEDFQSLITVTVSDGEESISVSGTQFAGDDARIVRIDGYRVDAVPHGHMLVARNEDVPGVIGFIGTVLGESDVNIAGMFNGRETIGGEALTVYNLDDPVSEDTVARLLDDERVTDITQISLNGQ; the protein is encoded by the coding sequence ATGAAGGTACTCGTCACGGACCCGATCGCGGACGCGGGTCTGGACCGGCTGCGCGATGCGGGCCACGAAGTCGAGACAGCCTACGATGTCGAGGGTGAGGCGCTGCTGGACGCCGTCGCGGACGCCGACGCGATGGTCGTCCGCTCGGGCACGGAGGTCACCGCCGAGGTGTTCGCCGCCGCGCCGACCCTCCAGATCGTCGGCCGCGCCGGCATCGGCGTCGACAACATCGACATCGAGGCCGCGACCGACCACGGCGTCATCGTCGCCAACGCGCCCCAAGGCAACGTCCGTGCCGCCGCCGAACACTCCGTCGCGATGGCCTTCGCCACCGCCCGTTCCATCCCGCAGGCCCACAACCGCCTGCGCGACGGCGAGTGGGCCAAGGGCGACTTCCTCGGCACCGAACTCAACGAGAAGACGCTGGGCGTGGTCGGCTTCGGCCGCGTCGGCCAGGAGGTCGCCCGCCGGCTCGACGCGCTCGGCATGGATCTCGTCACCTACGACCCCTACATCAGCCAGGAGCGCGCCGAGCGCTTCGGCGCCGAACTCGTCGACAGCCTCGACGAGTGTCTCGCCCGCGCCGACTTCATCACCATCCACACGCCGCTGACCGACGAGACCGAGAACATGATCGGCGAGGCGGAGCTCGCCCAGCTCGAAGGCGGCTACGTCGTCAACTGCGCCCGCGGCGGCATCATCGACGAGCCGGCCCTCGCCGAGGCCGTCGAGGACGGCCTGCTCAAGGGCGCCGCCATCGACGTCTTCGCCGACGAGCCGCTCGACCCGGACAACCCGCTGCTCGACGTGGACGACGTGGTCGTCACACCCCACCTCGGTGCCTCCACGGAGGCCGCCCAGGAGCACGTCGCCACCTCCACCGCCGACCAGATCGTCGCCGCGTTCAACGGCGAGCCCGTCCTCAACGCGCTGAACGCCCCGTCGATGGACGAGAGCGCGTTCCCCGCCGTCGAGCCGTACCTCGAACTCGCGGACACCGCCGGCACGATCGCCGTCCAGCTGTTCGACGGCGGCGTCTCCGACGTGGAGGTCACCTACGCCGGCGACATCGCCGAGCACGACACCGAGATCGTCACCGCCACCGCGCTCAAGGGCGTCTTCGAGGACGTCGTCGAGACGCAGGTCAACGCGGTCAACGCCGAGCGCATCGCCGAGGAACGCGGCATCGACGTGACCGAGTCCAAGACCAGCTCCGCCGAGGACTTCCAGAGCCTGATCACCGTCACCGTCTCCGACGGCGAGGAGTCCATCAGCGTCTCCGGGACGCAGTTCGCCGGCGACGACGCCCGCATCGTCCGCATCGACGGCTACCGCGTCGACGCCGTCCCGCACGGCCACATGCTCGTCGCCCGCAACGAGGACGTGCCCGGCGTCATCGGCTTCATCGGCACCGTCCTCGGCGAGTCCGACGTGAACATCGCCGGCATGTTCAACGGCCGCGAGACCATCGGCGGCGAGGCGCTGACGGTGTACAACCTCGACGACCCCGTCTCCGAGGACACCGTCGCGCGACTGCTCGACGACGAGCGCGTCACCGACATCACGCAGATCTCCCTGAACGGGCAGTAA
- a CDS encoding DUF7118 family protein: MSDAAFDPATDDARAVADDLVAELREARDALDRARDRVDEVGESELQAVADAYDDLTTLFDRYEEEVTGDGDFKTFIEFQSQIAAITEELPEDVRHREVFEEVDDLLQQRRLTESDWRKVRSALEPVRADVSRLDDRDEARERYEDARFSAERRIDDLADRIADLEDLRRLGDADLDAPTERLRDPIEAYNDRVADAFAAFRTSASARDLLAFVAKTDAYPLVPFESPPDDLREYVETRAAGEESVGQLLEYAEYSKSKLDHYVGDPDALKRNVSTRRTYLRRLDAEPLTVDWPPVEAETLRYRARELTSVVARFADEVEGGEAALVALRDVRDLPRETDYERLRNSAQARAQLGSDERERLASGDVADELAACRDAKERLEDALGEYPAV, encoded by the coding sequence ATGAGCGACGCCGCCTTCGACCCCGCGACCGACGACGCCCGCGCCGTCGCCGACGACCTCGTCGCCGAACTGCGCGAGGCTCGCGACGCCCTCGACCGCGCTCGCGACCGCGTCGACGAGGTCGGCGAGTCCGAACTGCAGGCCGTCGCCGACGCCTACGACGACCTCACCACCCTCTTCGACCGCTACGAGGAGGAGGTCACCGGCGACGGCGACTTCAAGACGTTCATCGAGTTCCAGAGCCAGATCGCCGCGATCACCGAGGAACTCCCCGAGGACGTGCGCCACCGCGAGGTCTTCGAGGAGGTCGACGACCTGCTCCAGCAGCGCCGGCTCACCGAGTCGGACTGGCGGAAGGTCCGCTCGGCGCTCGAACCCGTCCGCGCCGACGTGTCACGGCTCGACGACCGCGACGAGGCCCGCGAGCGCTACGAGGACGCCCGCTTTTCCGCCGAGCGCCGCATCGACGACCTCGCCGACCGCATCGCCGACCTGGAGGACCTGCGGCGGTTGGGCGACGCCGACCTCGACGCCCCGACCGAGCGGCTGCGCGACCCCATCGAGGCGTACAACGACCGGGTCGCCGACGCCTTCGCGGCCTTTCGCACCTCGGCCAGCGCCCGGGACCTGCTGGCGTTCGTCGCGAAGACCGACGCCTACCCCCTCGTCCCATTCGAGTCACCCCCCGACGACCTCCGGGAGTACGTCGAGACCCGCGCCGCCGGCGAGGAGTCGGTCGGGCAACTGCTGGAGTACGCCGAGTACTCGAAGTCCAAGCTCGACCACTACGTCGGCGACCCCGACGCGCTGAAGCGAAACGTCTCGACCCGCCGGACGTACCTCCGGCGGCTGGACGCCGAGCCGCTGACCGTCGACTGGCCGCCCGTCGAGGCGGAAACCCTGCGGTATCGCGCTCGCGAGCTGACCAGCGTCGTCGCTCGCTTCGCCGACGAAGTCGAGGGCGGCGAGGCGGCGCTCGTGGCGTTGCGTGACGTGCGGGACTTGCCTCGCGAGACCGACTACGAGCGCCTCCGCAACAGCGCGCAGGCCCGCGCACAGCTCGGTTCCGACGAGCGCGAGCGCCTGGCGAGCGGAGACGTGGCCGACGAACTGGCGGCGTGTCGCGACGCGAAGGAACGGCTGGAGGACGCGCTCGGCGAATATCCAGCGGTTTGA
- a CDS encoding aminopeptidase — protein MDARVREHAEIICDHSVDLQAGDEVVIDAHPEAEDLVAALHEVVADRGAHPLVIQDRMGKRFRRAFLRNHDGDFELPDHQMALYEEMDVYIVIRGSDNVTQTSDVDPETSTAYEAAVQPLLAERLSKRWCLTQYPAPANAQLAQKSTEGYENFVWDAVLRDWDEQREFQAQMVSIMDDAEEVRIVSGDSTDVTMSVAGNPTLNDYGERNLPGGEVFTAPVPDSVEGEVYFDKPLYHQGREVTDVYCKFEDGEVVEHSAGKNEDVLTNVLETDEGSNRLGELGIGMNRAIDEFTYNMLFDEKMGDTVHMAVGRAYDDTVGEGNEQNDSAVHVDMIVDMSDESYIEVDGEVVQRNGTFRFEESEAE, from the coding sequence ATGGACGCGCGCGTTCGCGAACACGCCGAGATCATCTGTGACCACTCCGTCGACCTGCAGGCGGGCGACGAGGTCGTCATCGACGCCCACCCCGAGGCCGAGGACCTGGTGGCCGCGCTGCACGAGGTCGTCGCCGACCGCGGCGCTCACCCCCTCGTGATCCAGGACCGGATGGGCAAGCGCTTCCGGCGAGCCTTCCTCCGCAACCACGACGGCGACTTCGAGCTGCCCGACCACCAGATGGCGCTGTACGAGGAGATGGACGTGTACATCGTGATCCGCGGCAGCGACAACGTCACTCAGACCAGCGACGTGGACCCCGAAACGTCGACGGCCTACGAGGCCGCGGTCCAGCCGTTGCTGGCCGAGCGACTGTCGAAGCGCTGGTGTCTCACGCAGTACCCCGCCCCCGCCAACGCCCAGCTCGCCCAGAAGAGCACCGAGGGCTACGAGAACTTCGTCTGGGACGCCGTCCTCCGCGACTGGGACGAACAGCGCGAGTTCCAGGCCCAGATGGTCTCGATTATGGACGACGCCGAGGAGGTGCGGATCGTCTCCGGGGACTCGACGGACGTGACGATGAGCGTCGCGGGCAACCCCACGCTCAACGACTACGGCGAGCGCAACCTCCCCGGCGGCGAGGTCTTTACCGCTCCGGTCCCCGACTCCGTCGAGGGCGAAGTCTACTTCGACAAGCCGCTGTACCACCAGGGTCGCGAGGTGACCGACGTGTACTGCAAGTTCGAGGACGGCGAGGTCGTCGAGCACTCCGCCGGGAAGAACGAGGACGTGCTGACCAACGTGCTGGAGACCGACGAGGGGTCGAACCGCCTCGGCGAGCTGGGCATCGGGATGAACCGCGCCATCGACGAGTTCACGTACAACATGCTGTTCGACGAGAAGATGGGCGATACGGTCCACATGGCCGTCGGCCGCGCCTACGACGACACCGTCGGCGAGGGCAACGAGCAGAACGACTCGGCGGTCCACGTCGACATGATCGTCGACATGAGCGACGAGTCGTACATCGAGGTCGACGGCGAGGTCGTCCAGCGCAACGGTACCTTCCGGTTCGAGGAGAGCGAGGCCGAGTGA
- a CDS encoding DUF1405 domain-containing protein, producing MDESVGDERADGEAAGRHAVVPRRWARYYLENAPSLVWLIFANVAGVFVGVFFYLETLPEVDTLAWPVYMDSPVATLLMALALATLLPNLGRRLDAAPANLVLAYLYTISFVWLVETGLWLALALNLHFGLYYPDVWRYFGVLITHLLFIPEAYLLPHFGRTTPGALGLALALALGNDLVDYGFGLHPPLRYETGALFSAGGLTASGVVLTVGSVVTSVVAVALAARAFPRLPS from the coding sequence ATGGACGAGTCGGTCGGCGACGAGCGGGCGGACGGGGAAGCGGCCGGCCGCCACGCCGTCGTGCCGCGGCGGTGGGCCCGGTACTACCTGGAGAACGCCCCGAGTCTCGTCTGGCTGATCTTCGCCAACGTCGCTGGCGTGTTCGTCGGCGTGTTCTTCTACCTGGAGACGCTGCCCGAGGTGGACACGCTGGCGTGGCCGGTGTACATGGACTCGCCGGTCGCGACGCTGCTGATGGCGCTGGCGCTCGCCACGCTGCTGCCGAACCTCGGCCGCCGACTCGACGCCGCGCCCGCCAACCTCGTGCTCGCCTACCTGTACACGATATCGTTCGTCTGGCTGGTCGAGACCGGACTGTGGCTCGCGCTCGCGCTGAACCTCCACTTCGGGCTGTACTACCCCGACGTGTGGCGCTACTTCGGCGTGCTGATCACACATCTCCTCTTCATCCCCGAGGCGTACCTCCTGCCGCACTTCGGGCGGACCACTCCCGGCGCGCTCGGCCTCGCGCTGGCGCTCGCGCTGGGCAACGACCTCGTCGACTACGGCTTCGGCCTCCACCCGCCGCTGCGCTACGAGACGGGCGCGCTCTTCTCGGCGGGCGGGCTCACCGCCTCCGGAGTCGTCCTGACCGTGGGGAGCGTCGTCACCTCGGTCGTCGCCGTCGCCCTCGCCGCCCGCGCGTTCCCGCGGCTGCCGTCCTGA
- the gatD gene encoding Glu-tRNA(Gln) amidotransferase subunit GatD: MNAGDRVRVDRADQSYEGVLLPSTTGEHLVVKLDGGYNVGVDRSEADVEVLESDVYDVESAQAESDRSTIEFDDELPTVSLISTGGTIASTVDYRTGAVTAQFDAEDVLRAVPDLAGRANYRGRVVANILSENMTPEVWGDLAEAIHEEIEAGADGVVVMHGTDTMQFTAAAMAFMLDTPVPVVFTGSQRSADRPSSDNVMNAVSAVEAAKSECAEVLICMHAGESDDRCALHRGVRARKNHTSRRDAFETVGAKPLGVVDYDVDGETDVSFRREHRERDGVDLDIDPDLDTDVELLKFTPSTDPAFLDALEGKSGVVLEGTGLGHVHTDWIPRIEELVDDGTTVVMTSQCLEGRVCDRVYDTGRDLLEAGIVEGEDTLPGTAKVKLMWALANTESVAEAMGTSLVGEINERSVPWT, from the coding sequence ATGAACGCCGGAGACCGCGTCCGCGTCGACCGCGCGGACCAGAGCTACGAAGGGGTCCTCCTGCCCTCGACGACGGGCGAACACCTGGTCGTCAAACTCGACGGGGGGTACAACGTCGGCGTCGACCGGAGCGAGGCCGACGTGGAGGTCCTCGAATCGGACGTGTACGACGTCGAATCGGCCCAGGCCGAGAGCGACCGGTCGACCATCGAGTTCGACGACGAGCTGCCCACCGTGTCGCTCATCTCGACCGGCGGGACCATCGCCTCGACGGTCGACTACCGCACCGGCGCCGTCACCGCGCAGTTCGACGCCGAGGACGTGCTCCGGGCCGTCCCCGACCTCGCCGGCCGCGCCAACTACCGCGGGCGCGTCGTCGCGAACATCCTCTCGGAGAACATGACGCCCGAGGTGTGGGGGGACCTGGCCGAGGCGATCCACGAGGAGATCGAGGCCGGCGCCGACGGCGTCGTCGTCATGCACGGCACCGACACGATGCAGTTCACCGCCGCGGCGATGGCTTTCATGCTCGACACGCCCGTCCCGGTCGTCTTCACCGGGAGCCAGCGCTCTGCGGACCGCCCGTCCTCGGACAACGTGATGAACGCCGTCTCGGCGGTCGAGGCGGCCAAATCAGAGTGCGCCGAGGTGCTGATCTGCATGCACGCCGGCGAGTCCGACGACCGCTGCGCGCTCCACCGCGGGGTGCGCGCGCGGAAGAACCACACCTCCCGCCGGGACGCCTTCGAGACCGTCGGCGCGAAGCCGCTCGGGGTCGTCGACTACGACGTCGACGGCGAGACCGACGTGTCGTTCCGCCGCGAGCACCGCGAGCGCGACGGCGTCGACCTCGATATCGACCCCGACCTCGACACCGACGTGGAACTGCTGAAGTTCACGCCCAGCACCGACCCCGCGTTCCTCGATGCCCTCGAAGGCAAATCGGGGGTCGTGCTGGAAGGGACGGGGCTGGGTCACGTCCACACCGACTGGATCCCGCGTATCGAGGAGCTGGTCGACGACGGGACGACGGTCGTGATGACGAGCCAGTGTCTCGAGGGGCGGGTCTGCGACCGGGTGTACGACACCGGTCGCGACCTGCTGGAGGCCGGCATCGTCGAGGGCGAGGACACCCTGCCGGGCACGGCGAAGGTTAAGCTGATGTGGGCGCTGGCGAACACCGAGAGCGTCGCGGAGGCGATGGGCACGTCGCTCGTCGGCGAGATCAACGAGCGGTCGGTGCCGTGGACCTGA
- a CDS encoding helix-turn-helix domain-containing protein, producing MRYVTLLVSPTEGQGFHPVGEAIARDPDVTGEAIHRMNDLGDGTVTLLTELSGDVDRYREIMTDTPEVREFTVAVDDEGHGWAYSRVETNDLVEYMLARGRDLELVRDMPIELTERGGQRVTLIGTEAAFATAAEFDEPPGYEITVEKTGEYHPEGGRLLDALTARQREVLEAAVAVGYYEAPREATHEDVADAVGCSPATAGEHLQKVERAVFGALVG from the coding sequence ATGCGGTACGTCACGCTGCTGGTGAGTCCGACCGAGGGCCAGGGGTTCCACCCCGTCGGCGAGGCGATCGCTCGCGACCCCGACGTGACCGGCGAGGCGATCCACCGGATGAACGACCTGGGCGACGGGACCGTGACGCTGTTGACCGAGCTATCCGGCGACGTCGACCGCTACCGTGAGATCATGACCGACACGCCCGAGGTCCGCGAGTTCACCGTCGCCGTCGACGACGAGGGCCACGGGTGGGCGTACTCCCGCGTCGAGACGAACGATCTGGTCGAGTATATGCTCGCCCGCGGACGCGACCTCGAACTCGTTCGCGACATGCCGATCGAACTCACCGAGCGGGGCGGCCAGCGGGTGACGCTGATCGGCACCGAGGCGGCGTTCGCCACCGCCGCCGAGTTCGACGAACCCCCGGGCTACGAGATCACGGTCGAGAAGACCGGCGAGTACCACCCCGAGGGCGGCCGCCTGCTCGACGCGCTGACGGCCCGCCAGCGCGAAGTGCTCGAAGCCGCGGTCGCCGTCGGCTACTACGAGGCTCCCCGCGAGGCGACCCACGAGGACGTGGCCGACGCCGTCGGCTGCTCGCCCGCCACCGCCGGCGAACACCTCCAGAAGGTCGAGCGGGCCGTCTTCGGCGCGCTGGTTGGCTAA
- a CDS encoding alpha/beta fold hydrolase, translating into MTVEARPPAEWEQAFVEVDDGVRLHYARTGGDGPTVVVAHGVFDDGRCRTPLARDLADDYDVVCYDARGHGQSDAPESGYDADTRAADLVGLLDGLDVADPILVGHSMGGDTVLAAAANYPDRPRAVVAVDPACLLGHNAENRGEDRVDDAELEGIRQRVLWWQDHTKAELLDADDELAGHVAAGDEELASLLADARLRVSPNIVEVFASGWVDPEAAFPGIETPTLVLRADVDETARERDRAAVDRLPDGRLLHVDDAGHCVFRDRRERATEELRSFLDGV; encoded by the coding sequence ATGACGGTCGAAGCGCGGCCGCCCGCCGAGTGGGAACAGGCGTTCGTCGAGGTCGACGACGGGGTACGACTGCACTACGCCCGCACCGGCGGCGACGGCCCGACGGTGGTCGTCGCCCACGGCGTCTTCGACGACGGGCGCTGCCGGACGCCGCTGGCCCGCGACCTGGCGGACGACTACGACGTGGTCTGCTACGACGCCCGCGGCCACGGCCAGTCCGACGCCCCCGAATCCGGCTACGACGCCGACACGCGCGCCGCCGACCTCGTCGGGCTGCTCGACGGGCTCGACGTCGCGGACCCGATCCTCGTCGGGCACTCCATGGGCGGCGACACGGTGCTGGCGGCCGCTGCAAACTACCCCGACCGTCCGCGGGCCGTCGTCGCGGTCGACCCGGCCTGTCTGCTGGGCCACAACGCCGAGAACCGCGGCGAGGACCGCGTGGACGACGCGGAACTCGAGGGGATCCGCCAGCGGGTCCTCTGGTGGCAGGACCACACCAAGGCCGAGCTGCTCGACGCCGACGACGAACTCGCCGGCCACGTCGCTGCCGGCGACGAGGAACTGGCGAGCCTGCTCGCGGACGCCCGCCTGCGGGTCAGCCCCAACATCGTCGAGGTGTTCGCGAGCGGGTGGGTCGACCCCGAGGCGGCCTTCCCCGGGATCGAGACGCCGACGCTCGTCCTCCGTGCCGACGTCGACGAGACGGCCCGCGAGCGCGACCGAGCGGCCGTCGACCGGCTCCCGGACGGTCGGCTGCTGCACGTCGACGACGCAGGCCACTGCGTCTTCCGCGACCGCCGCGAGCGCGCGACCGAGGAGCTGCGGTCGTTCCTCGACGGGGTCTGA